DNA sequence from the Salvelinus fontinalis isolate EN_2023a chromosome 33, ASM2944872v1, whole genome shotgun sequence genome:
CTACAGTATAACAATATTATGACACCTGAAAGAGTTTGTAGCTTAATTCTACTGTCCTGGTTGTATTCTTTTTTCCTCAATGCCATCGTTATCTCCCTGAGTTTGCGACTGCAATTTTGTGGTAACGTTCTAGACAGACTGTATTGTGACAACTACTCAGTAGTCAAGCTTGCCTGTTCAAATACTATGCTGAATAACATATGGGGTCTTGTTGCCACTGTGCTTTATATTTCTTGTACTATATGTCCTACCATATACTCATATGTAAGTATTCTACGAATATGTTTGAAGTCTTCTAAAGAGACGAAACAGAAAGCATTTAATACCTGTACACCACATATAGCCTCTATGCTGAACTTCTTCTTTGGCTGGTTATTTGTGATTCTACAAGGCAGATATGAAACTGCAGATCTTCCACCTATACTTCGCTCTATTTTATTCGTTTATTTTCTAATATGTCCACCACTTTTCAATCCTATTATGTATGGTGTTAGGATGGCTAAAATCAGGCAGGCTTGTAAAAAGGTATTGAGGCTTTGACCTAAAAACATAACCTGATTGTTATTTTTTGGGGAAATAATTAATAATGTGTGTTGCTGCTTCTTTTTGCTTCTTTTGACTGTACAAATACATTGTAGTTTTGGCATAATTACTCAAGAAATCGTATCTTACTCGTTACAGTTTGAATACATTTTAGCAGGAGAGGATAATTATCCAATTAGCACACTTATCAagggaacatccctggtcattcctactgcctttgatctgacagagtaactaaacacaaatgcttcttttgtaaattatgtctgagtgttggagtgtgcccctgtttatccgtaaataaaaaagaaaaaaagaaaattgtgccgtgtggtttgcttaatataagaatttgaaatgatttctacttttacttttattttagcaatcacatttacttttgattcttaagtatatttaaaaccaaacacttttagactttttctcaagttgtattttactgggtgactttcaattTGACTTGAGTAattttttattaaggtatctttattttttctcaagtatgagaattgggtactttttcaacCACTGCTGAACTGCCATAGCAACGTGTGAGATGTGTGGAGTGACTGACAGGTGAACCCCTCAGACACACACTGCTCACCCGGTAGGTCACATTCCTAATGAGACCATGTCAATAAGACAACTATAATGAGATAGTTTCCTAAACAGTAGCAAAATAATATTGTTCAAGATCATATTCACTCTCTCTACAAAATGTAAAGATTAGCTCACATCcgtgcaaaaacatgtttttcaagGTAACATTGTTCCAGTTAATTTGCCACCTTGCTATATTTTGAACATAACTTGTTTAGATCTTCTCTTTTGTTTtacttatttaattttttttacctttatttaactaggcaagtcaattaagaacacattcatattgtcaatgacggcctaccaataGGCAAACTCCTAATTAGTATTTGGACTCTAAACACTGTCCGCAAAATGCacagattgtcacgttcctgacctgttttctcttgtttttgtatgtgtttagttggtcagggcgtgagttggggtgggcattctatgtattgtgtttctatgttgggtttattgtgttgcctgatatggttctcaattagaggcaggtgtttgacgtttcctctgattgagaaccatattaaggtagtgtcacgttcctgacctgttttctgttagtttttgtatttgttagttggtcaggacgtgagtttgggtgggcagtctatgttttctgtttctatgttggttaatgggtacctgatatggctctcaattagaggcaggtgtttttcatttcctctgattgagagtcatattaaggtaggtgttttcacactgtttgttgtgggtgcttgtctcctgtgtcagtgtttgtcgcaccatatgggactgttcggtttgtttgtacatcgttctttttgtgtagtctattttccctgttcgtgcgttctttgtgttatattgtaagttcgtatgttcaggtttgtctacgtcgtttgttgttttgtaattatcaagtgttcttcgtgtgttttagtttcgtcttgtaaataaaattcattatgtcatcatcgctcgctgcaaattggtcttccgatccctctctcctctcctcgtctgaggaagaggagtaCGACAGTCGTTacaggtaggctgttctcactgtttgtttgtgggtgattgtcttccgtgtatgtgcaacacacgggactgtttcgtttgttcgttcgtttgtgtagtctgtacctgtttgtgcgttcttcgtgtttatgtaagttctctagttcaggtctgtctacgttcgtttttgttgttttgaatttgcaaAGTGTTTTTCGTCTTTGCCTTCGTCTTGAAATAAATCATCATgtcttcatcacccgctgcgccttggtccgctcattcaccacaagacaacGTTACACAGATCTCAGCAAAGTTTAGCTTACATCTGTCCAATTTTGATATTGTTAAGTTCCAGGAAGTG
Encoded proteins:
- the LOC129831585 gene encoding olfactory receptor 11A1-like gives rise to the protein MENSTHYEVFRLAAYGDIGQLKYFYFTVVTVLYFVIILANTLLIGVICIERSLHEPMYLFLCALFVNQLYGSTGLFPALMFYLLSDTHDISLLYCYLQIYVLYTYGLTEFCNLAVMSYDRYICICYPLQYNNIMTPERVCSLILLSWLYSFFLNAIVISLSLRLQFCGNVLDRLYCDNYSVVKLACSNTMLNNIWGLVATVLYISCTICPTIYSYVSILRICLKSSKETKQKAFNTCTPHIASMLNFFFGWLFVILQGRYETADLPPILRSILFVYFLICPPLFNPIMYGVRMAKIRQACKKVLRL